ACGAACTTTCAGTAGACAGAGATTTTTTAAGAGCAGCACTTGATGAGGAAGAATCTGCACGTTTAGAAACAGAAAATGATCAGGTTTTAATACTTGTGGATACACCTTATGTGGAAAAAACTGATGATCACATAATATATGAAACGCTGCCTCTTGGAATTATTATAACTGGAAAAAACATTATTACCGTATGCCTGAAAAATTCTATTGTCCTTGACCAATTTGAAAAGAACAGCATACGAACATTTTACACTTATAAAAAGTATCGATTCTTGTATCAAATACTTTACAAAAAATGCACAGAGATATCTTCTCTATCTGAGACAAATCGACAGAATGAGCAATTACGTTGAAAAACAGCTGCATCAGTCGATGAAAAATAAAGAACTTATTCAGCTTTTAGATCTTGAGAAATCACTTGTTTATATAACCACAGCGCTAAAGGCAAATCAAGTGGTGCTTGAAAAAATTCTTAGAATCAACATAATTAAAAAGTACTCTGAGGATGAAGATCTTCTTGAAGATGTAATAATCGAGAACAAGCAGGCCATCGAAATGGCTAACATATATAGTGGAATACTTAGCGGAACAATGGATGCATTTGCATCAATTATTTCAAACAATCTTAACATTGTAATGAAGCTGTTAACATCAATAACAATATTGATGGCTATTCCAACAATGTTCTCAAGTTTTTTTGGAATGAACGTTGCAAACATACCATTTGCTACATCTCCTTTCGGCTTTTGGATCGTATTAGGAGTATCAGTAGTTACAGCCGCAATCGTTGGGGTTGTTCTGCTGAAAAAGAATTTATTTTAACAAATGAATAGCACCCGATTTTCTTCAATTACACACTGGAAAATCGGGTGCTATTCATTCTGATTATCTATTTCTGTTTTTGGGGGAATCACCTCTTCTGTTAATCTATACATTAACGCCTGTTTTATTTACTACCGTTTAGATTCTGTAGAGAATACATTCAATTCAAACTCAGTCAAAATTTAGTTTAAAAGTATTAACTCATCTCATTCTTACTTTAAATCTTACATAAACAAATCAGATAATTATCTTTATCATACTTCTCAATACATTTACCAATAAACTAAAATCTGTCTTTTAAAGTTTATTTGAAATAATCTAAACGATAAATTTAAATAAAACATTTGCTGTATTTATTATATACCCAATTAAATTTTAATTAATCACAGTTTTTCAAATAATTAAAAAAATTTTTAAGTTGTTATAATTTGCTGGTTAATATATAATAAACACTAACTTTGTATTCTGATGAGGTTATAGTGATGAAAATTTATTCTTATGGAAAAATAAATTTATTTTTAGATATAGAGGGAAAGCTACAAAACGGATATCACCTTATAAAAACAATCATGCAGTCCATAGACATGCATGATGAAATTCAAATAAGTAATTACGATAAAGATGAAATTATTATACAATGCAGCACTCCGAATATTCCGGTTGATGAAAGGAATACATGCTATAAAGCTGCAGCTGCTATAAAAGAAATATATCATATAAATTCAGGAATAGTCATACAAATTAATAAGACAATACCTTCCGAAGCCGGGCTGGCAGGCAGGAAGCGGCAATTCAGCAGCTGTCATAAGAGGATTGAATATTTATTGGAATCTGAATATGTCTGAACTTGAAATGCAGGCAGTAGCTCTCAAAGTAGGATCTGATGTTCCATTCTGCCTAACAGGAGGAACTTATAAGGCTGAAGGTACAGGCGAAAAGCTTGCTAAGTTAAATGATTTTACTTGGGATAATATTTTAGTAGTAAAGCCGGATTTCTCAATGTCGACGAAGTTTGTATACAGCAATACTGAACCACGCCATTACAACTTGCATAAAAACAGTAAAATATTAGATTATATTAATTCAAACAACTTCTGTAGCACTGCCCAATCTGCATGCAATTCTC
Above is a window of Sedimentibacter sp. MB35-C1 DNA encoding:
- a CDS encoding 4-(cytidine 5'-diphospho)-2-C-methyl-D-erythritol kinase, translated to MKIYSYGKINLFLDIEGKLQNGYHLIKTIMQSIDMHDEIQISNYDKDEIIIQCSTPNIPVDERNTCYKAAAAIKEIYHINSGIVIQINKTIPSEAGLAGRKRQFSSCHKRIEYLLESEYV
- a CDS encoding 4-(cytidine 5'-diphospho)-2-C-methyl-D-erythritol kinase, with amino-acid sequence MSELEMQAVALKVGSDVPFCLTGGTYKAEGTGEKLAKLNDFTWDNILVVKPDFSMSTKFVYSNTEPRHYNLHKNSKILDYINSNNFCSTAQSACNSLEKVVEIFHPEINKIKKMMIQKGAINSLMTGSGSAVYGLFADKLSLEEAYKNISSIYPQTFITKTINKGYQIIV